The DNA segment GACGAGGAGGTCTCGGACATGAACGAGCTGCTCGCGTCGGAGCGGCTCGTCCTGGAGAACGCGCGGCGCGGGGCACAGAAGCGGATCGACGAATCTCGCGAGGCGATCGAGAAGAACTTCGCCGCGCACCCGGAGCTCGCCGGGCACCCGCCCGACACATCCGGCATCCCGAAGGAGCTGCCGCCGATGGCCAAGGCGACGCACGATCTGGAGGAGCTGCCGGACGTCGTGGAGAACGCGCTGAAGGAGGCGGAGGCGGCGAAGAAGAAGGCCGAGGCCGAGGCGAAAGAAATGGAAGAGCGCGCGCGGGCGCTCTGCAAGGAGCAGAACCTCGATTACGACAAACTCGTCGCCGACGCGAAGGAGAAGGACCGGAAGGCGAAGCGAAGGTTCTCCGCCAAGGCGCAGCTCGAGCATCTCGAGGAGCTCGTGAAGCTCGCCGACAACGCCGACTTCGACGCGTCCGAGATCCGGGCGGCGCTGGCCGATCCGAAGCTCGTCGAGACGCTCGTCGCGCTCGAGGAGCAGCTCAACGAGGCCTACCGGCGATTCGCGCACCACCTCGCGCCCACCGAGGCCGAGGGGGACGGGATCCTGGCGGCGGAGCTCGAGCGAGGCGCGCGGGCCGGCGAGACGTTCGCGGGGCGCGATTTCACGAATGCAGACCTGCGGGGGCTCGATCTGCGTGGCGTCGACTTCGAGGGCGCGTTCCTGGAGGGCGCGCGGCTCGTCGGGACGAACCTCACGGGCGCGAACCTGAAGAAGGCCGTGCTCGCGCGCGCCGATCTGTCGGAGGCGAAGCTCGAGGGCGCGGATCTCTCGGACGCGAACGCGGGGGGCGTCGTGCTGAAGGACGCCGATCTCACGGGCGCACGCCTCACGCGGACGGTGCTCGCCAAGGCCGATCTCACGGGCGCACGCCTGCCGGGGGCGAACCTCGACGGGACGGACCTCGGCGAGGCGCGGCTCGTCGGGACAAACCTCGAACGGGCGCGCGCCTCGAATTTGATGCTCCTCCGCGCGACGCTGGAGGACGTGAATCTGCGCGGCGCGGACCTCACGAAGACGATCTTCGTGGAGGGGAGCATGCGGAACGTCGATCTCTCGGGCGCGACGTGCGCGGGGACGGTGTTCCTCTCGACGTCGGGCGAGGGGACGCGGTTCGATCGGGCGGAGATGCGATCGGCGCGTTTCGTGAAGGAGGCGAGCTTTCCGCGGTCGAGCTTCGTCGGCGCGCGCATGGAGGGCGCCAATCTGCGAGGGGCGAACCTCGAGGGCGCCGATTTCAGCGACGCCGATCTGACGAGCGCCGACCTCTCGGAGGCGAAGCTCGAGGGGGCCCGGCTCGCCCGGATTCACGCGAACGACGCGCTGTTCGTCCGGGCGGACCTGCGGCGGGCGAACCTGGAGCAGGCCGTGATGATGCAGGCGATCCTGCAGAAGGCGCGCGTCGACGGCACGAATTTCCAGGAGGCGAACCTGTTCCGCGCGGATTTCTTGCGCATGCGCGGGGACAAACACACGAGCCTCAAAGGCGCATTCGTGAAGCGGGTGCGGAGCGTCCCGGAGCGAGGCGAGAATGGATAGGGCGGAGCTCGAGGCGCGGGTGCGGGACGGCGACGCGATCACGGACGTCGATCTCGGAGCCATGGACCTCGCGGGCGCGAGCCTCGGCGGCGGGATTTTTACGCGCGTGTGCTTCTCGGGGACGAACCTGGAGGGGGCGTCGCTGCGCGAAGGGATCTTCGACAATTGCGTGTTCGACGGGGCCCGCATGGCGCGCGCGAATTTGCGGCTCGCGGTGATCGACAAGGCGTCCATGTCGTCGACGAACCTCGCGGGCGCGAACCTCATCGGGACGAAGATCACCGGCGGATCGCAGCGGAGCTTGCAGCTCGGCGGCGCGGACCTGACCATCGCCGCCATCCTGAACGCAGACCTCTCGGGCGCCAATCTGGAGGGCGCGAAGCTCGACCGGACGACGTTCGTGGACACGGTCGTCGCGGGGATCAACCTGTCCCGATGCGCCGTCAAGCAATGCGTGCTCCTCAAGGCCGACCTCTCGGCCGCGAAGCTCGCGGGCGCGTCGTTCGACATGGCGATCTTCACGGAGGGGAGCCTGCGCGGGCAATCGCTCGCGGGGGGGAGCTTCCGGATGTGCCAGTTCGCCGGGACAGACCTCGAGGGCGTGGACTTCACCGGGGCGGACCTCACGCAATGCAACTTCAAGGACGCGCGGCTGGTCTCCGCGAAGCTCGATCGAGCGAAATGCACCCGCGCGCTCTTCGTGGAGGCGAAGCTCCACCGGGCGTCGCTCACGAAGGCGCTGCTGTCGCAATCGATCTTCATGAAGGCCGAGCTCCTGGGGGCGAACCTCGCGGGCGCGAAGGCCGACCAGTGCATCTTCAAGCGCGCGAATTGCCAGGCCACGAGGTGGAGCGAAGCCGACCTCACGTACGCCGATTTCAGCTACGCCGACGTGAGCGCGTGTGATTTCCGGGGCGCGACGCTGATGCGCGCGCTCTTCCACGCCTCGATCCAGAAGGACACGCTCTTCGGCGCCAGTCGCGCCGCCGCGCTCGCCAACGACCCCGAGATGCTCGAAGCCGAACGATTCCGGAGCTAGGAGAACGCACATGGTCGCCCCTGCCTCGATCTTGCACGAAGAACAGGTCATTCAGGAGACCGCCCGGGTCGTCGCGGACAAACCGCTGCTGCTCCGGGCCGGCAGCGTCGAATATCGCGCCGAACGCGCCGCGAGCTGCCTGCTCTGCCCCGCCGTCGGCGACGAGGTGCTCGTCGCGCTGCTGCCGGATCGGCGCGCGTTCGTGCTCGCAGTGCTGACGCGCGACGCCGCGAAGCGGAGCGAGGTGCGCGTGGACGGCGACCTCCTCATCGCCTCGAATTCGGGGCGCGTCTCGGTCTCCGGGCCGGAGGGGGTCGCCGTGGTGACGCCGGGCGACGTGGAAATGGTGGCCGGGAAGATCACGCTGCGATCGGCGGCCACGGCGCTGGCGAGCGAGGCGATCACCGTGGTCGGAAAGGCCGTGGTGATGGAGCTCGATCGGGTGAAGCTCGGCGCGCGTACGCTCGATTCGGTGCTCGAGCGCTTCACGCAGAAGGTGAAGCGCGCGATCCGCACGGTGGAGGAGACGGACCACCTGCGCGCCGAGCGCATCGATTACGCCGCGGAGAAGAGCCTCGCGGTGTCCGCCGAGAATGCGGTGGTGACGGCGCGCGAGCTCGTCAAAATGGACGGCGGCCAGATCCACCTCGGCTGAGGAGGGCACACATGTTCGCGAACACGCAGATGATGGGCATGGACCTCGGCTTCCCGGACGTGTGCCTGACGCCGACGCCGGCGCCGGTGCCGATCCCCTATCCGAACGTCGCCATGGGGCCGATGGGCGTGCCCGCCGCCTACAACATCCTCTTCGTGTGCGCACCGGCGCACAACATGGGCACGTCGATTCCGATGACGAACGGCGATAACGCGGGCGTCGCGCTCGGCGTGGCCTCCGGGATGGTGATGGGGCCTCAACGGCACCTGCTCGCGGCGTTCACCTGCCTCATCGGCGGCATGCCCGCCACGCGGATGACGAGCATGGGCATTCACAACATGACGAACTGCCCCGGGATGCGGCTCGTGCCGAGCCAGCCGAAGGTGCTCATCCTGTCGCCCTGATCAGGGCCGCGGCGGGATCAATTCCGATCGTTCGGCACCCAGCAGACGTCGCCGGAGAAGCCGAGGGAGCCGCCATACTGGCTCTCGCCCTCGCGAGCCCAGAGCCGCGCGCCGCGACCGTCGTAACACTCGATCGCGCCGCTCTTGTAGAGGAAGAGCCGGCCATTGCGGATGACGACGCCGCCCCGCGCGCCCTTGCGGGTCGGCACGCGCCAGAGGAGCTGGCCAGATTGCTGCTGGACGCAGGCGAGGAAATCGTACGCGGCGACGACCGCGACGCCCTCGGCAATCGCGAGGCGCGCGTAGATCGGGTTGCAGCCGGGGAGCGAGGTCGACCAGCGGACGGCGCCGGTCGTGGGGTCGATCGCGGTCAACGTATTGGGCTCGAGCACGAGGAGGGGCTCTTCCATGCGGCGACGTTACCACATCGGCGGAGGCCCGCGCAGCAGGCGTGGCCGCGGCAACGCGCGCCGTGTAGAGTGTCGGGGCGGAGATCGATGAAAGAGCAGAACAAGAACCGCCTCTCGACCATCACGGGTCGTTATGCCGCGCGTCAACGCGAGAAGGCCGCGCCCGACAGGTGCGCGTTCGACGCGGCCTTCGTCGAGGCGCGCGAGAGGGTCCTGCGGCCCGTGTTCGAGGACTTCGCGGCCGAGCTGCGAGCCGCCGGGCACGAGGCCATCGTCGTGGACGACGGGGCGAAGGAGACGCCGAGCATCGAGCTCGTGCTGGGGATCGGCGGGGCAAAACCGAAGGCCGAGGGGGATCGTGTCGCCTTCGTGGTCATCACGCGCCGGCCGACGCCCGAGGTGCTCGCCTATCTCGTCGTGCGGCCGCCGCCGCTCGACCTTTTGCGATACGCGTCGCCGTCGGCGATCACGGCGGGGGAGGTGGAGCAGGTGCTGATCGACGCAATCGAGCACATTTTCGCGTGCCATTCTGTCTGAGAGGCCATGCTGAAGCGAAATGCCACGATCGCCGTCGTCGCCCCCGCGGGGATCCCGCAGCTCGCCGGGGTCGCGGCCGGCGTGCGGCTCGTGAAGAGCTGGGGCTACGAGGTCGTCCTCGCGCCGAACCTGGAGAAGCAACACCATTACACCGCAGGCCCGGCCGCGACGCGGACGGAGGACCTGCTCTGGGCGCTCACGGCGGAGGGGATCGACGCCGTCTGGCTCGCCCGAGGCGGCTACGGGTGCATGCATTGCCTGCCGAGCCTGCCCAGCGAGGGGCTCGACGGGCGGCCGGTGATCGGCTGCTCGGACGCGACGGCGCTGTTTTCGGCGCTGGAGAAGACACGCAGCGGGCACCTCGTGCACGGGCCGATGCTGGAGTCGATCACGACGAAGGTGGACGAGGCGACGCGGACACGAATCCGGGCAATGCTGGCAGGCGAGGAGGTCGCGGCCATTCCGGCGACCCACTTCGCGGGGCCAGCGGACGAGGTGCGCGGGCGGGTGCTCGGGGGGAACCTGTGCGTGCTCGCGAGCCTCGCAGGGACGCCGTGGGCGCTGTCGGCCCGAGGGGCGATCGTGGTGCTGGAGGAGGTGACGGAGGTGCCCTACCGGGTCGATCGGCTGCTCACGCAGCTCCGGCTGAGCGGGGCGCTCGACGGCGCAGCGGGGATCGCGCTCGGCGATTTCACGAAGTGTGATCCGCCGGAGGGCGCCCGCTACGAGCTCACGGACGTGCTGCGCGAGGTGCTCGAGCCGCTCGGGCTGCCGGTGTGGTCGGCGCTGACGCTCGGCCACGACAAACGCAATCTGGCGTTTCGTGTCGGCGAGGAGGGCACGCTCGGGGCAGGCGGGCTCTCGCAAGAACGAAGCGCCTGAGCCACACGCAGGCCGGGGCGTCGAGGTCCAAAAAGCAAAAGGGGCCGACTCCTTTCGAGTCGACCCCTCTGGCTCCGATCTTCGGACTTGGTTGCGCGGGCAGGATTTGAACCTACGACCTTCGGGTTATGAGCCCGACGAGCTACCAGGCTGCTCCACCGCGCGTCATGTGTCGTTTTACGTGATCAACCGAGCGTGGAGGGCAGCGCCTACGGCTGACCCCACGCTCCGCTGGTTGCGCGGGTAGGATTTGAACCTACGACCTTCGGGTTATGAGCCCGACGAGCTACCAGGCTGCTCCACCGCGCGTCACGTTCGCCAAACGAAGCGGCGACGACGGGTCGGAACCTACTCCTGTCCGTGCAGGAGTCAAGCCCCTCGTGACCGTTCGATCACGCTTCCCGT comes from the Polyangium spumosum genome and includes:
- a CDS encoding DUF2169 family type VI secretion system accessory protein; the protein is MKTLKPLRLGVLTRPFENERRYYLSIAVMAFFPFDQPERLLPEISMWKLVADELGQEGILDECMPKSTAELLLGARAFPPNGPKPSCHVRLQMESVDRTLYVFGDRRWTLAGVTDPQPFSGLPITWSRAFGGEGFAKNPIGKGAKPVRADDVEVHELPNVENPKQLVRSPRDRPDPAGFSPLDISWPQRTSKAGTYDDRWLKERYPGYPADFDWTFFNVAPEGQRFADFLRGGEEFVLENMHPREATLRGRLPTGVARCFVEVEAEGGTELRDVPTRIDTVWLFPHHARGVVIHRGVVPVAEDDAADVINLLAAYEAPGKSKPVAHYKKAMAERLDPRTATFAVLRDRDLLPEMPERGAHPDEEVSDMNELLASERLVLENARRGAQKRIDESREAIEKNFAAHPELAGHPPDTSGIPKELPPMAKATHDLEELPDVVENALKEAEAAKKKAEAEAKEMEERARALCKEQNLDYDKLVADAKEKDRKAKRRFSAKAQLEHLEELVKLADNADFDASEIRAALADPKLVETLVALEEQLNEAYRRFAHHLAPTEAEGDGILAAELERGARAGETFAGRDFTNADLRGLDLRGVDFEGAFLEGARLVGTNLTGANLKKAVLARADLSEAKLEGADLSDANAGGVVLKDADLTGARLTRTVLAKADLTGARLPGANLDGTDLGEARLVGTNLERARASNLMLLRATLEDVNLRGADLTKTIFVEGSMRNVDLSGATCAGTVFLSTSGEGTRFDRAEMRSARFVKEASFPRSSFVGARMEGANLRGANLEGADFSDADLTSADLSEAKLEGARLARIHANDALFVRADLRRANLEQAVMMQAILQKARVDGTNFQEANLFRADFLRMRGDKHTSLKGAFVKRVRSVPERGENG
- a CDS encoding pentapeptide repeat-containing protein codes for the protein MDRAELEARVRDGDAITDVDLGAMDLAGASLGGGIFTRVCFSGTNLEGASLREGIFDNCVFDGARMARANLRLAVIDKASMSSTNLAGANLIGTKITGGSQRSLQLGGADLTIAAILNADLSGANLEGAKLDRTTFVDTVVAGINLSRCAVKQCVLLKADLSAAKLAGASFDMAIFTEGSLRGQSLAGGSFRMCQFAGTDLEGVDFTGADLTQCNFKDARLVSAKLDRAKCTRALFVEAKLHRASLTKALLSQSIFMKAELLGANLAGAKADQCIFKRANCQATRWSEADLTYADFSYADVSACDFRGATLMRALFHASIQKDTLFGASRAAALANDPEMLEAERFRS
- a CDS encoding DUF3540 domain-containing protein; the protein is MVAPASILHEEQVIQETARVVADKPLLLRAGSVEYRAERAASCLLCPAVGDEVLVALLPDRRAFVLAVLTRDAAKRSEVRVDGDLLIASNSGRVSVSGPEGVAVVTPGDVEMVAGKITLRSAATALASEAITVVGKAVVMELDRVKLGARTLDSVLERFTQKVKRAIRTVEETDHLRAERIDYAAEKSLAVSAENAVVTARELVKMDGGQIHLG
- a CDS encoding DUF4150 domain-containing protein, with protein sequence MFANTQMMGMDLGFPDVCLTPTPAPVPIPYPNVAMGPMGVPAAYNILFVCAPAHNMGTSIPMTNGDNAGVALGVASGMVMGPQRHLLAAFTCLIGGMPATRMTSMGIHNMTNCPGMRLVPSQPKVLILSP
- a CDS encoding PQQ-binding-like beta-propeller repeat protein yields the protein MEEPLLVLEPNTLTAIDPTTGAVRWSTSLPGCNPIYARLAIAEGVAVVAAYDFLACVQQQSGQLLWRVPTRKGARGGVVIRNGRLFLYKSGAIECYDGRGARLWAREGESQYGGSLGFSGDVCWVPNDRN
- a CDS encoding S66 peptidase family protein; the protein is MLKRNATIAVVAPAGIPQLAGVAAGVRLVKSWGYEVVLAPNLEKQHHYTAGPAATRTEDLLWALTAEGIDAVWLARGGYGCMHCLPSLPSEGLDGRPVIGCSDATALFSALEKTRSGHLVHGPMLESITTKVDEATRTRIRAMLAGEEVAAIPATHFAGPADEVRGRVLGGNLCVLASLAGTPWALSARGAIVVLEEVTEVPYRVDRLLTQLRLSGALDGAAGIALGDFTKCDPPEGARYELTDVLREVLEPLGLPVWSALTLGHDKRNLAFRVGEEGTLGAGGLSQERSA